A portion of the Paenibacillus marchantiae genome contains these proteins:
- a CDS encoding type 1 glutamine amidotransferase family protein, which yields MHTKKAYLYVFDTMSDWEVGYLIAELNSGRYFKKGLAAIEVVAVGVDKSPVTTMGGLEILPRISVDECMLESTDVLILPGGNTWMESIHEPILKKASTSLEKGHVVAAICGATVGLARVGLLDSRRHTSNDLEYLKMICPHYIGEKYYEMVPAVTDGNLVTASGIAPLEFAMHVLKVLDVFTPETLDSWFNLYQTHEPKYFFELMNSIK from the coding sequence ATGCATACAAAAAAAGCATATCTTTATGTATTTGATACGATGTCAGACTGGGAGGTAGGTTATTTAATTGCTGAATTAAACTCGGGAAGGTATTTTAAGAAAGGGCTGGCGGCGATAGAGGTGGTTGCTGTTGGCGTTGATAAAAGTCCGGTGACTACCATGGGGGGATTGGAAATATTACCTCGCATTTCAGTTGATGAGTGTATGTTGGAAAGTACGGATGTATTGATTCTTCCAGGCGGAAATACTTGGATGGAATCCATTCACGAGCCAATATTGAAAAAAGCTTCGACATCTTTGGAAAAAGGTCATGTTGTTGCGGCAATATGTGGTGCAACCGTTGGACTTGCGAGGGTGGGATTGCTAGACTCCAGAAGGCATACAAGCAACGATCTGGAATATTTGAAAATGATTTGTCCTCATTACATTGGAGAAAAATACTATGAAATGGTACCGGCCGTAACGGATGGCAATTTAGTTACTGCATCGGGCATAGCTCCTTTGGAATTTGCGATGCATGTATTGAAGGTACTAGATGTATTTACACCGGAGACTTTAGATTCGTGGTTCAATCTATATCAGACTCATGAACCAAAATACTTCTTCGAGTTAATGAATTCTATCAAATAG
- a CDS encoding NADP-dependent oxidoreductase, with protein sequence MKAIVIEKFGGAEQLKEKEMPKPACGVNQVLIRIHATSVNPVDFKVRQGHMKEAADSFPLILGGDVAGTVTEAGSNVTRFRAGDRVFARPRHFGTYAEYVAVDADIIARIPENLSFKEAAAIPLAAMTAWQALVDHGRLAKGQKVLIHAGAGGVGTFAIQIAKYLGAEVASTASESNEELLRSLGVDHFINYRKEDFSEILSGYDVVLDTMGGDIQRDSFKVLKAGGHLVSLVEQPDETMAKEAGVTANVFMMEPKGDQLDQLAELAAEGRLRPIIDETYPLSEQGLREAHEKSETHHTRGKLVIRVE encoded by the coding sequence ATGAAAGCAATTGTGATTGAAAAGTTCGGTGGAGCGGAACAATTGAAGGAAAAGGAAATGCCGAAGCCGGCATGTGGAGTGAACCAGGTGCTAATCCGCATTCATGCTACTTCTGTAAACCCGGTGGATTTTAAAGTCAGACAAGGCCATATGAAAGAGGCAGCAGATTCTTTCCCACTAATATTGGGCGGGGATGTGGCCGGGACAGTGACTGAAGCGGGTTCCAATGTCACTAGGTTCAGAGCGGGCGATCGCGTATTTGCCCGTCCTCGTCATTTCGGGACCTATGCAGAATATGTGGCTGTGGATGCGGACATCATTGCCCGTATCCCGGAAAATCTAAGCTTCAAGGAAGCAGCTGCCATACCGCTAGCAGCCATGACGGCCTGGCAGGCACTTGTTGACCATGGACGGCTTGCCAAAGGGCAGAAGGTTCTCATTCACGCCGGAGCAGGTGGTGTAGGAACCTTTGCTATTCAGATTGCCAAATATCTTGGCGCTGAAGTGGCTTCCACGGCGAGTGAATCGAATGAGGAATTGCTTCGTTCGCTGGGAGTGGACCATTTTATCAATTATAGAAAAGAAGACTTCTCAGAGATTCTCTCCGGGTACGATGTCGTGCTGGACACGATGGGTGGCGATATTCAGCGTGATAGCTTCAAGGTATTGAAGGCCGGTGGACATCTGGTATCGCTTGTGGAACAACCGGATGAAACGATGGCTAAGGAAGCTGGTGTAACGGCCAACGTGTTCATGATGGAACCCAAAGGGGATCAACTCGATCAGTTGGCTGAGCTCGCTGCTGAGGGCAGGCTGAGACCCATAATTGATGAGACATACCCCTTGAGTGAACAAGGACTGCGTGAAGCGCACGAAAAAAGCGAAACCCATCATACACGCGGGAAACTGGTCATTCGAGTAGAGTAG
- a CDS encoding PhzF family phenazine biosynthesis protein: MEIEVSTLHAFSDKPLGGNPAGVVLQAGHLSDSQMQEIARQVGFSETAFVMPSDQADFKVRYFTPSDEVDLCGHATIALFYLMKAQHIVDVGVYTLETLAGILEVVVQNNGEVYLSQALPEFGEIVDRQGIADSLGISTHDLHAELPVQIVSTGLRDILITVNHVDVLSKIIPDFQLIAEISKANHVVGYHVFAVEPDKESTLAECRNFAPLYDIPEESATGTSNGALLCYLHKYNQLSDPHDTIYTIRQGYTMNRPSEIQARLTLGMSNEITKIQVGGVAVHIENIRIQLS, translated from the coding sequence GTGGAAATTGAAGTAAGTACGTTACATGCATTTTCGGATAAGCCTCTAGGCGGAAACCCCGCAGGAGTTGTTTTACAAGCAGGACACTTGTCCGACTCCCAGATGCAGGAGATTGCCAGACAAGTTGGATTCTCAGAGACCGCGTTTGTTATGCCATCGGACCAGGCTGATTTCAAAGTGCGTTACTTCACCCCTAGTGATGAAGTTGATCTATGCGGACATGCAACGATTGCCTTATTTTATTTAATGAAAGCACAGCATATCGTTGATGTAGGTGTATACACGCTGGAGACGTTAGCCGGAATACTTGAAGTAGTTGTCCAGAACAATGGTGAAGTCTATCTGTCTCAGGCGCTTCCGGAGTTTGGAGAGATCGTTGACCGACAAGGCATTGCAGATTCTCTGGGTATTTCCACACATGATTTACACGCTGAATTACCTGTACAGATCGTATCTACCGGATTGCGCGATATCTTGATTACGGTTAACCATGTTGATGTTCTGTCAAAAATCATTCCTGATTTTCAGCTTATCGCTGAAATTAGCAAAGCTAACCATGTCGTAGGTTATCACGTATTTGCAGTCGAACCAGATAAAGAGAGTACTCTGGCAGAATGCCGGAACTTTGCTCCCCTTTACGATATCCCGGAAGAGAGCGCAACTGGTACTTCTAACGGTGCTTTACTCTGTTATTTACATAAATACAACCAACTTTCAGATCCCCACGATACAATCTATACGATTAGACAAGGGTATACTATGAACCGTCCCTCGGAGATCCAAGCCAGATTAACACTGGGCATGTCCAATGAAATTACAAAGATTCAAGTGGGCGGGGTCGCGGTTCATATAGAGAACATTCGAATTCAACTTTCATAA
- a CDS encoding alpha/beta hydrolase: protein MDNLPSYHSSHHYWKQYQAFFPEEFRLGDHANPEEEWWESNGVHLHIDRLPAPDSPIKILFIHGAGGNGRLLAPYARMLQLRGYEVVSPDLPPYGLSYPLPGTRLNYELWIKLLVSLADCEFRKDGKPIVALGSSIGGMLAYHMSARSEHVQGLIVTTFVDTSDADMRDQLAPNRLVSRWGKRMMDRFPALLDHIRISVKQVSRMQLITNNSELTRLIMNDPQAASTRVPLELLRTFLNKKPEVDSEQFDQCPVLLVHPELDPMTPLRFSQSFFDRLKVEKECVVLEGAGHFPIEQPGLNQLEEAVLRFLHKIEAQHL, encoded by the coding sequence ATGGATAATCTGCCTTCATATCATTCATCACATCATTATTGGAAACAGTATCAAGCCTTTTTCCCGGAAGAATTCAGGCTAGGGGACCATGCGAATCCTGAAGAGGAGTGGTGGGAATCGAACGGGGTTCATCTGCACATCGATCGTCTGCCCGCGCCCGATTCGCCGATCAAAATTCTGTTCATTCACGGAGCTGGAGGCAATGGCAGGTTGCTCGCGCCTTATGCTCGAATGTTGCAGCTCCGAGGCTATGAGGTAGTATCGCCAGATCTTCCACCGTATGGACTGAGCTATCCGTTGCCTGGGACACGTCTCAATTATGAACTATGGATCAAGCTGCTTGTTTCACTCGCTGATTGCGAATTTAGGAAAGACGGCAAGCCGATCGTGGCATTGGGAAGCAGCATCGGAGGTATGCTGGCTTATCACATGAGTGCACGCAGTGAGCACGTACAAGGCTTGATTGTAACGACATTTGTGGACACGAGTGATGCGGATATGCGTGACCAGCTTGCACCAAACCGTTTGGTGAGCCGATGGGGCAAACGTATGATGGATCGGTTTCCGGCTTTACTGGATCATATACGTATCTCTGTGAAGCAAGTATCGCGTATGCAGCTGATTACCAATAATTCGGAGTTAACCCGACTTATTATGAATGATCCACAGGCGGCATCGACACGTGTCCCATTAGAACTGTTAAGAACATTCCTGAATAAGAAGCCGGAGGTAGACTCGGAACAGTTTGACCAATGTCCTGTACTGCTGGTTCACCCCGAACTGGACCCGATGACACCATTACGGTTCAGCCAATCTTTTTTTGATCGATTAAAGGTGGAAAAGGAATGCGTAGTGTTGGAAGGAGCGGGCCACTTCCCTATAGAACAGCCAGGGCTGAATCAATTGGAAGAAGCCGTGTTACGATTTTTACATAAGATTGAAGCTCAACATTTATGA
- a CDS encoding cation:proton antiporter, whose translation MDMLIFEVGIAVALITLTGLISAKLRFSVIPFYILIGMAVGPHAPQIGIVDLRFIESSEFIEFMGRLGILFLLFYLGLEFSVSRLMKSGKAILTGGMFYVGLNFASGLLLGWFMELPLKETLVVCGIMTSSSTAIVAKVLVDLKRTANPETEIIMGMIMFDDLFIAIHISILTGLVLSGATSFLSVLLVSLSALLFIVLFLIIGRKCIKYIDKALNIKSSELFLLTVMTLLFLVAGFSETLHVAEAIGALMMGLVLGESRHASRIEHQIMPFKDFFGAIFFFSFGLTIEPSTLGGAVGMTVIAVILTIASNYGAGMIAGRLSGMSPRASLNVGFTLVSRGEFSIIMANIGKAGGLMASIQSFAVLYVLILAVLGPILTKESPWIYSQYARLRKRMRGKETG comes from the coding sequence ATGGATATGCTCATATTCGAAGTGGGAATTGCCGTTGCGCTGATTACACTTACGGGGCTAATATCTGCAAAATTACGATTTTCGGTCATTCCTTTCTATATTCTGATTGGTATGGCTGTTGGACCGCATGCACCACAGATCGGCATTGTGGATTTGCGTTTTATCGAAAGCTCGGAATTTATTGAATTTATGGGCAGGCTGGGTATTCTGTTTTTGCTCTTTTATCTGGGATTGGAATTTTCGGTCTCCCGCCTGATGAAGTCGGGCAAAGCCATTCTGACCGGAGGTATGTTCTACGTTGGACTAAATTTTGCTTCCGGTCTGCTGCTAGGATGGTTCATGGAACTGCCACTCAAAGAAACGTTAGTTGTCTGTGGTATTATGACGAGTTCTTCCACAGCTATTGTGGCTAAAGTACTCGTGGATCTGAAGCGCACGGCGAACCCGGAGACGGAGATTATTATGGGCATGATCATGTTTGATGATCTGTTTATTGCCATCCATATCTCGATTCTGACGGGGCTTGTACTTAGTGGGGCTACCTCATTCCTCAGCGTCTTGCTCGTATCCTTGTCTGCGCTGCTCTTTATTGTGCTATTTCTAATCATAGGCAGGAAATGCATCAAGTATATTGATAAGGCACTCAACATCAAGTCATCGGAGTTGTTTCTGCTTACCGTTATGACGCTGCTCTTTCTGGTGGCGGGTTTCTCGGAAACGCTGCATGTAGCCGAAGCGATTGGAGCTCTGATGATGGGGCTGGTTCTGGGGGAGTCCAGACATGCCAGCCGAATTGAGCATCAGATTATGCCGTTCAAAGATTTCTTTGGGGCGATCTTCTTTTTCAGCTTTGGCCTGACCATTGAACCTTCGACCCTTGGCGGAGCCGTTGGAATGACCGTGATTGCCGTTATTCTGACCATTGCCAGCAACTATGGTGCGGGCATGATCGCTGGCAGACTCTCCGGGATGTCTCCACGCGCTTCTCTTAATGTGGGATTCACGCTGGTGTCCCGTGGAGAGTTCTCTATCATTATGGCGAATATCGGCAAGGCAGGAGGCCTGATGGCATCCATTCAGTCTTTTGCCGTGTTATATGTGTTGATTCTGGCAGTGCTTGGCCCGATCCTGACGAAAGAATCACCTTGGATCTACAGTCAATACGCTCGCTTGAGGAAAAGAATGAGGGGGAAAGAGACGGGATGA
- a CDS encoding cation:proton antiporter regulatory subunit yields the protein MHFKETDLPGIGRKYWLHTRSGEHLVIVIHNDERRDLFHMESGDSPEELGDMVSLVTLDDDEARAVAAIVGGMTYKPTFQDEREVMLEGLLIEWLRIEPHSESIGRTIGELNIRQATGAVILAVVEKNRTKQFNPGPDYIFTAGATVVVAGERDQIKLLKQLLSNGRL from the coding sequence ATGCACTTTAAAGAGACGGATTTGCCGGGAATTGGACGCAAATATTGGTTGCACACACGCAGCGGTGAGCATCTGGTCATCGTTATCCATAATGATGAGCGACGTGACCTGTTTCACATGGAATCAGGCGATTCGCCTGAAGAATTGGGAGATATGGTGTCACTGGTCACACTGGATGATGATGAGGCACGTGCGGTTGCGGCTATTGTCGGTGGCATGACGTACAAACCAACCTTTCAGGATGAGCGTGAAGTTATGCTGGAGGGACTGTTAATTGAGTGGCTCCGTATTGAGCCGCATTCAGAGAGCATAGGAAGAACGATCGGAGAACTGAATATTCGCCAGGCAACAGGAGCAGTTATTCTAGCTGTGGTGGAGAAGAACAGGACGAAGCAGTTTAATCCAGGTCCGGACTATATCTTTACCGCGGGGGCTACGGTTGTTGTCGCTGGTGAACGGGATCAGATCAAACTGTTAAAACAGTTGTTATCCAATGGACGGCTCTAG
- a CDS encoding GreA/GreB family elongation factor, which produces MNHRTSFQNCREMLVNQLIIFGEEKRTFLDAYFDVRDPERSQMERLLANYTTCVEKLLLGSDEALDSVVLIGSLIRFDYVDFHTSDSFNIVMPDDADPDAGHISFLSPVGRQLLLGLKGEVRSINIPAGSMRVRITDITLNNESLNRMSTGGADHAL; this is translated from the coding sequence ATGAACCATAGGACCTCCTTTCAAAATTGCAGAGAAATGCTGGTGAACCAGCTCATTATATTCGGTGAAGAGAAAAGAACATTTCTCGACGCCTATTTTGACGTGCGTGATCCGGAACGCTCGCAGATGGAACGCCTGCTTGCGAACTATACAACGTGTGTGGAGAAGCTGCTCCTTGGTTCGGATGAAGCTCTGGACTCGGTGGTACTTATCGGTAGTTTGATCCGTTTTGATTACGTTGACTTCCATACATCTGATTCTTTCAACATTGTTATGCCGGATGACGCGGATCCGGATGCGGGGCATATTTCATTCCTCTCCCCTGTGGGGCGGCAATTATTGCTTGGGCTCAAGGGAGAAGTGAGGTCGATTAATATACCGGCTGGCTCCATGCGAGTACGCATTACGGATATTACGTTAAACAATGAGTCCTTGAATCGGATGTCCACTGGGGGTGCAGATCATGCACTTTAA
- the gdhA gene encoding NADP-specific glutamate dehydrogenase, protein MSTITKDSTQVTAAEYVHSVYESVIARNPQESEFHQAVKEILDSLIPVIAAHPKYRENGLLEQLVEPERVITFRVPWVDDQGKVQVNRGFRVQFNSAIGPYKGGLRFHPSVYSGIVKFLGFEQIFKNALTGLPIGGGKGGSDFDPKGKSDLEVMRFTQSFMTELYKYIGSDADVPAGDIGVGAREIGYMFGQYKRISGGHEAGVLTGKGLLYGGSLARKEATGFGCVYFVKEMLASKGLSFKDSTVVVSGSGNVSIYAIQKAQELGANVVACSDSGGYIYDAQGINLNTVKRLKEVDRLRISEYVKEHPHAVYTEGCEGIWSIPCDIALPCATQNEIDEQAAALLVQGGVKAIGEGANMPSTLAAIDVFHKEGVLFGPAKAANAGGVAVSALEMSQNSMRLSWSFEEVDAKLHDIMSNIYTSCVQAADEYGCAGNLLAGANIAGFLKVADAMLAQGIV, encoded by the coding sequence GTGTCGACTATAACTAAGGATTCAACTCAAGTAACTGCCGCAGAGTATGTTCATTCCGTTTACGAATCGGTTATCGCCAGAAATCCACAGGAAAGTGAATTCCATCAGGCTGTCAAAGAGATCCTGGACTCGCTTATTCCTGTCATTGCAGCTCACCCGAAATATCGGGAAAATGGCTTGCTTGAACAGCTTGTTGAGCCAGAACGTGTCATTACGTTCCGCGTGCCTTGGGTAGATGATCAAGGCAAGGTACAAGTAAACCGTGGATTCCGTGTTCAGTTCAACAGCGCAATTGGTCCTTATAAAGGTGGACTTCGTTTCCATCCTTCCGTTTACTCGGGAATCGTTAAATTCCTTGGATTTGAACAAATTTTCAAGAATGCCCTGACTGGCCTGCCAATCGGCGGTGGTAAAGGTGGTTCCGACTTCGATCCAAAAGGAAAATCAGATCTGGAAGTCATGCGTTTCACTCAAAGCTTCATGACTGAGCTGTACAAATATATCGGTTCCGATGCGGACGTACCTGCCGGGGACATCGGTGTAGGTGCACGGGAAATCGGTTATATGTTCGGACAGTACAAACGCATCAGCGGTGGACACGAAGCTGGCGTTCTTACAGGTAAAGGGCTCCTATACGGAGGAAGTCTTGCACGTAAGGAAGCTACCGGATTCGGATGCGTGTACTTTGTGAAGGAAATGTTGGCATCTAAAGGACTGAGCTTCAAGGACAGCACCGTGGTTGTCTCCGGTTCGGGTAATGTATCCATCTATGCCATTCAGAAGGCTCAAGAGCTTGGAGCTAATGTTGTCGCGTGTAGTGACTCTGGTGGTTATATCTATGACGCTCAAGGAATCAATCTGAATACCGTAAAAAGATTAAAAGAGGTTGATCGTCTGCGGATCAGCGAATATGTCAAAGAGCATCCACATGCCGTGTATACCGAAGGCTGTGAAGGCATCTGGTCTATCCCTTGTGATATCGCGCTGCCTTGTGCAACGCAAAATGAAATCGACGAACAGGCTGCTGCATTGCTCGTGCAAGGCGGAGTTAAAGCGATTGGTGAAGGAGCGAACATGCCTTCCACTCTGGCTGCGATTGACGTTTTCCATAAAGAAGGCGTTCTGTTTGGACCAGCCAAAGCGGCTAATGCTGGCGGAGTTGCCGTGTCCGCACTTGAAATGTCGCAGAACAGCATGCGGTTGTCCTGGTCATTTGAAGAAGTGGACGCCAAGCTGCATGACATTATGTCGAACATCTACACTAGCTGTGTACAGGCAGCGGATGAGTACGGCTGTGCAGGTAACCTGCTTGCCGGAGCGAACATTGCTGGCTTCCTGAAGGTGGCAGATGCCATGCTTGCGCAAGGTATCGTCTAA
- a CDS encoding pentapeptide repeat-containing protein encodes MTNQAFSSNQATLHLSADCEQCFGLCCVALPYGKSSDFAFDKSSGTPCSNLRTDNRCGIHTQLRQKGFKGCTVYDCFGAGQKLSQITYAGKDWRNHPESAAEMFDCLPVMKQLHEMMNYINEMLQLPETSSIHAALKDVYRETERLTDLEPSAILRLDIPAHRAVVNELLVQASEMVRAKVPASGKEPSKSKTKKRIGRDFLGANLKGADLRGASFRGALMIAADLRNADMRKTDLIGADLRDANLGGADLRGSIFLTQSQLNSAKGSADTKLPDHLNIPSHWL; translated from the coding sequence ATGACTAATCAAGCATTCAGTAGCAATCAGGCTACTCTGCATTTAAGCGCAGACTGTGAGCAATGTTTTGGTCTATGCTGTGTCGCCTTGCCCTATGGCAAATCCTCAGACTTTGCTTTTGATAAATCCAGCGGTACTCCCTGTTCCAATCTTCGTACCGATAACCGCTGTGGCATCCATACACAGCTGCGACAGAAAGGGTTCAAGGGCTGCACAGTCTACGATTGTTTCGGAGCTGGTCAGAAACTATCACAAATTACATATGCGGGCAAGGATTGGCGTAATCATCCGGAATCAGCTGCTGAAATGTTCGATTGCTTGCCTGTCATGAAGCAGCTTCATGAGATGATGAACTACATCAATGAAATGCTACAGCTGCCGGAAACATCATCCATCCATGCCGCGTTGAAGGACGTATATCGGGAAACGGAACGACTGACCGATCTGGAGCCATCTGCCATATTACGTCTCGATATTCCCGCACATCGGGCGGTGGTGAACGAACTGCTTGTACAGGCTAGCGAGATGGTGCGGGCAAAGGTCCCAGCTTCGGGTAAGGAGCCTTCCAAATCGAAGACCAAAAAGCGTATCGGAAGAGACTTTCTGGGTGCCAATCTAAAAGGAGCTGACCTTCGGGGAGCGAGCTTCAGAGGTGCATTAATGATAGCGGCTGACCTACGAAACGCAGATATGAGAAAGACCGATCTAATTGGGGCTGACTTGCGGGATGCGAATCTGGGTGGAGCGGATCTGAGAGGCAGCATCTTTCTGACGCAATCCCAGCTCAACTCGGCAAAAGGCAGTGCAGATACCAAGTTGCCGGATCATTTAAACATTCCCTCACACTGGCTGTAG
- a CDS encoding diaminopimelate dehydrogenase, with product MVKVGIVGYGNLGKGVEKAITQNPDMELVAVFTRRNPEQMVAEGTEVRFEHISAAEQYIGKIDVMILCGGSATDLPEQTPAIAKLFNTVDSFDTHAKIPEFYKEVNAAAEQGGHVSVISTGWDPGLFSMNRLLAQSILPEGKEYTFWGKGVSQGHSDAIRRVPGVKAGVQYTVPVEEVINSIRAGETPELTTREKHLRQCYVVAEAGANQDEIRETIVSMPNYFSDYDTTVTFITEEQLKAEHEGMPHGGFVIRSGVTGAGQKQIIEFGLKLDSNPEFTASVLVAYARAAQRLSLEGHKGAKTVFDIPLGHLSPKSAEDLRRDLL from the coding sequence ATGGTCAAAGTTGGTATCGTAGGTTACGGAAATCTGGGCAAAGGTGTAGAGAAAGCTATTACTCAAAACCCGGATATGGAGCTTGTTGCTGTATTTACACGTCGTAACCCGGAGCAGATGGTTGCAGAAGGTACAGAGGTTCGTTTCGAACATATCTCTGCTGCTGAGCAATACATAGGCAAAATTGATGTGATGATTCTGTGTGGAGGTTCGGCAACCGATCTTCCGGAGCAGACACCTGCAATTGCTAAATTGTTCAATACGGTGGATAGCTTCGATACACATGCCAAAATCCCTGAATTCTATAAAGAAGTTAACGCTGCGGCAGAGCAAGGTGGCCACGTGAGCGTCATTTCCACAGGTTGGGACCCAGGCTTGTTCTCCATGAACCGACTGCTTGCTCAATCGATCCTGCCAGAAGGTAAAGAGTACACGTTCTGGGGTAAAGGAGTAAGCCAAGGTCACTCCGATGCCATCCGTCGTGTTCCTGGCGTTAAGGCTGGTGTGCAATACACTGTACCTGTTGAAGAAGTAATCAACAGCATTCGTGCTGGGGAGACCCCAGAATTGACCACACGTGAAAAGCATCTGCGTCAATGCTACGTAGTTGCAGAAGCTGGTGCAAATCAGGACGAGATTCGTGAAACGATTGTATCTATGCCTAACTATTTCTCGGATTACGATACAACGGTAACGTTTATTACTGAAGAGCAATTGAAGGCTGAGCATGAAGGCATGCCGCACGGTGGATTTGTCATTCGTAGTGGAGTTACAGGTGCAGGCCAGAAACAAATTATTGAGTTTGGTCTGAAGCTCGACAGCAATCCTGAATTTACCGCAAGTGTACTGGTGGCTTATGCAAGAGCCGCACAACGTTTGAGTCTGGAAGGACACAAAGGGGCTAAGACAGTATTTGATATCCCACTCGGTCACCTGTCTCCTAAATCGGCTGAGGACCTTCGCCGCGACTTGCTGTAG
- a CDS encoding alpha/beta fold hydrolase: MMKKGLRRGLKGLGGLMLATGLLLLAGTAYEAYQSTQDMKSYTAPGKMYEVSGRNMHLYTTGRGNATVVLASGWGTPNPYVDFSPLYNKLKSQVKIAVYDRFGYGYSDYTDRPRDIDTITEEIHQLLRVSGQRPPYIMVGHSLGSLETVRFAQMYPDEVAGMVMIDGGSPEYYSTVAMEQSDWYFDSARLLVKTGIVRTLLHSDRLTESLVVNPDLVTESMRKAATISTLKHAYNDNVIGEMRNSKTNAAHILEHKKEFSFPLTILTAGSEKPSEGSRAWQADQADFASWSSQGTQVTVAHAKHDIHNSQPDIVANEILELVRRSGEL, translated from the coding sequence ATGATGAAGAAGGGGTTACGGAGAGGTTTGAAGGGGCTGGGGGGCCTGATGCTGGCAACAGGACTTCTGCTGCTGGCAGGAACCGCGTACGAGGCGTATCAGTCGACACAGGACATGAAATCTTATACTGCACCAGGCAAGATGTATGAGGTGAGCGGACGTAACATGCATCTCTATACAACGGGAAGAGGAAATGCGACAGTTGTTCTCGCTTCAGGCTGGGGTACGCCCAATCCGTATGTTGATTTCAGCCCGCTATATAACAAGTTGAAATCCCAGGTGAAAATTGCGGTGTATGATCGGTTCGGTTACGGGTATAGCGATTATACGGATCGGCCACGTGATATCGATACCATTACAGAGGAAATCCATCAATTGCTGCGAGTATCCGGCCAACGTCCGCCGTATATCATGGTAGGTCATTCTCTCGGATCGCTGGAGACCGTGCGATTCGCACAAATGTACCCCGATGAGGTAGCTGGCATGGTCATGATTGATGGAGGAAGTCCCGAATATTACAGCACTGTGGCTATGGAGCAATCGGATTGGTATTTCGATTCAGCCCGTCTTCTGGTGAAAACAGGAATTGTGCGGACATTGCTGCATTCGGATCGGTTAACCGAATCTTTGGTCGTTAACCCGGATCTCGTTACGGAGTCAATGAGAAAGGCAGCCACCATATCCACACTCAAGCATGCTTACAATGACAACGTGATTGGAGAGATGCGCAATTCCAAGACGAACGCAGCCCATATCTTGGAGCATAAAAAGGAATTCTCCTTCCCGCTAACCATTCTGACGGCCGGTTCAGAGAAACCGAGCGAAGGCAGCCGGGCATGGCAGGCAGATCAAGCCGATTTTGCTTCATGGTCCAGTCAAGGAACACAGGTCACTGTGGCACACGCCAAACACGATATTCATAACAGTCAGCCGGATATTGTCGCCAATGAAATTTTGGAGTTGGTGAGGCGGTCCGGTGAACTATGA